One Halobacterium wangiae genomic window, GCTCGTGGGTCAACTGTCCGCTGTAGTGGTGGCGGGCGCGGAGCCAGTCGGCGAGGTCGTCCACGCGCCTACGTGGGGGTTCGGTGCTCTAACGGTTTCCGGTGGCCGACGGTTTTTGGACGAGGCACCCCTACTCGTGGGTGTGACCGATTCGCAGTTCGACGGCGTGCTCGTCTACGACGGTGACTGTCCGTTCTGCTCCGCGGCGGCGTCGGCGCTCCGCCGCGTCGACGGCGTCGGAGCGGTCGCACACGGAGACGACGCGGCGCGAGCGTTCCTCGAGGCCCAGTTCGACGACGCGCCGTTCGCGCTCGTGCTCGCGGACCGCCGGACTGACCGCGTCTACGTGGATCGGGACGCCGCCCGTGAACTCTGCGAGCGTGCGGGCGTCCCGGTACTGGTCCAGGACGTCGTGGGAGAGAACTACGAGTCCATCGCTGACGCGGTGCGGACCGTGGTCGGCGCCGACCGCGACCCCGACCCGTACCACGGCACCTACGAGTTCTCCGCGCCCGCTGCCGCTGCGTACGCGGACCTCGAAGCCGCCGCTGGTAGCATGCCACTCCGCATGGAGTAGTTGTCCGCTCCGGAACGGAACTTCGCGCGGCGTAAAGCAATGTTACCCTGCGGTAAACACTAAGTGACGAGTCGACGAAGGTACTGTCGTATGTCCGACGACAAAAGACACGCCAGCGGCAGCGTCAAGCCCGGTGACACCTCGAAGCGCGTCGGGGCGGAGGTCGTCCGCGAGCGCGGCGGTGACCCCGAGGAGATCCGAGAGAAACTCGTCGACGCCATCGGGGCGGAGTTCACGACGTACTACTACTACACGAACCTCCGGTGTTTCCTGGCCGGCGAGGAGGACCTCAAGGAGATCACGGAGGACGCCCGCCTCGAAGACCGCGCGCACTTCGAACTCGTGATGCCACGGGTGTTCGAACTCGGCGGCCAGCTCCCGACCGACATGCGAGAGTTCGCGGACCGCGCGTCCTGTCCGGACGCCTACCTGCCGGAGGACCCGACTCCCGTGAACATCCTCGAGACGCTGCTCGAAGCCGAGCGGTGTGCCATCCGGACGTGGGCCGAAGTGTGTGACATGACCCGCGACTGCGACCCGCGCACCTACGACATGGCCCAGCGCATCTACAACGAGGAGGTCGACCACGAGGCGTGGTTCATCGAGTTGCTCAGCCGCGAGCGCGACGGCGTGAGCAACCCGGCGGGTCACTTCGTCCGCGGCGAACCCGGCGACGCCCCGTACTCCACGAACAACCGGTTCAACGACTCCGCGTGAGCGGGGCCGACGACCCTATTTCTCTCGCGCGAGAAGATACCGTGTGAGCTACTCCGTCGAACTCGTCGTGCCCGAGGACTGTGAACTTCCGCAGGCCGGCGAGACCGTCGACGTCGAGGTTCCCGAGGACGAGTACGTGCTGTGGGCCGCCCGTGAGGCCGGCGTCTGGCTGCCTGCCGACTGCCAGCAGGGGTGGTGCTGTCGCTGCGCGGGCGAACTGCTCTCCGGCGAACTCGACCAGTCGGACTCCCGGCGGTACTTCGACACGGACCGGGAGGCCGCCCTCCACCTCCTGTGTACGGCTATCCCCCGGTCGGACTGCCGGATTCGGGTCTGCCAGTACGAGGAGATGCTCGACGAGCGAGCGAGACAGGAACTCCCACCTGGTAACTCGAAGCGGTAACTACTAGCCGCCGGCTGCCGCACGAGGAGACATGTTCCCGCGGCTCGCGTATCTCGAGTGGATAACCGGACGGCCGGACGTCGCGCTCTACGACCTCGCCACGAGCGACATGCGCGGCGACCGCGACCACGAACCCGAGATCGTCCCGGAGCCACTGGAGGGGCTCGACGACCCGCCGACGGGCGCCACCCTCGAGACGCAGATCGCCGGCGAGTACGGGGTCCACCCCGAGCAGGTGCTCGTCACCGCGGGCGCGTCGGTCGCCAACTTCGTCGCTATCGCCGCCGCACTCTACCCGGACGTCGACGCGGCCGACGCCGACGCGACGCCGCCGACAGCGCTCGTCGAAAAACCCACCTACGAACCCCTGTTGAAGACGCCGCGAGCCGTCGGCGGCGACGTCGACCGGTTCATCCGCCAGGACGAGTTCCGCCTCGACGCGGACCGCGTGGCGAAGGCGATGGCCGAGGACACCCACCTGGTCACGGTGACCAACCGCCACAACCCGAGTGGACGACTCGCCGACCGGGAGACCCTCTCCGAGGTCGCTGCCGTCGCCGACGACCACGACGCCAAACTGCTGGTCGACGAGGTGTACGCGGCGTACACCGCAGACCCACTCGACGGGCCGTTCGGCGGGCCGACTGCAGCCGACCTCGACGGCGCCGTAGTCACCAACTCCTTCACGAAGTTCCACGGACTCTCCGACGTCCGGATCGGCTGGATCGTCGCCGACCGCACGTTCGTCCAGCGGGCGCGCTCTATCGCCTACCACATCCCCGGGGTCTCCGGTCCTGGACGCGCGCTCGGGAAGCGCGTCTTCCATAACAGCGACGAACTCGACGAGCGCTCCCGGCAACTCGTCTCGACGAACGCCGACCTCCTCTCGGCGTTCGTCGAGAGTCGCGACGACGTCGAGGGAGTTCTCGCCCCGGACAGCACGTTCGCGTTCCTCGACCCCGTCAACGTGGACGGCGATGAACTCGCGGAATCCGCCTGGGAGGAGGGCGTTCTCGTCGTCCCCGGCCGGTTCTTCGGCGACGACGAGCGAATTCGCGTGAGCCTCGGGCGGTCGCCGGACCACGTCGCAACGGCCCTCGACGCACTCGGTGCTGTCCTCGACGGTTTCCAGTAACTGTCTCGGTGCTATCTTCGACGATTTCCAGCACCGGCCCCAGTTCTGCTCGACGCGTGGCTTGAACACTTATGGTCCCCCGCTCCATTCACGGGCACATGGAATCCGAAGCAGACGAGATCACCTCGCTTGTCGGCCGCGAGGTATACTCGAACAACGGCGTCTTCGTCGGCGAGATCGAGGACGTCCGGCTGAACCTGGACGCGGAGATGGTGAACGGACTCGCGCTCAGCGAGCTCAACCCCCAGCTCTTCTCGGCGGCGGCGACCGGCGAGAAGGGCGTCATCGTCCCCTACCGCTGGGTACGCGCGGTCGGCGACGTCGTCCTCATCAACGAGGTCGTCGAGCGCTACGAGAGCCCCGAACCCGAAGAGGAA contains:
- a CDS encoding pyridoxal phosphate-dependent aminotransferase, whose product is MFPRLAYLEWITGRPDVALYDLATSDMRGDRDHEPEIVPEPLEGLDDPPTGATLETQIAGEYGVHPEQVLVTAGASVANFVAIAAALYPDVDAADADATPPTALVEKPTYEPLLKTPRAVGGDVDRFIRQDEFRLDADRVAKAMAEDTHLVTVTNRHNPSGRLADRETLSEVAAVADDHDAKLLVDEVYAAYTADPLDGPFGGPTAADLDGAVVTNSFTKFHGLSDVRIGWIVADRTFVQRARSIAYHIPGVSGPGRALGKRVFHNSDELDERSRQLVSTNADLLSAFVESRDDVEGVLAPDSTFAFLDPVNVDGDELAESAWEEGVLVVPGRFFGDDERIRVSLGRSPDHVATALDALGAVLDGFQ
- a CDS encoding PRC-barrel domain-containing protein, encoding MESEADEITSLVGREVYSNNGVFVGEIEDVRLNLDAEMVNGLALSELNPQLFSAAATGEKGVIVPYRWVRAVGDVVLINEVVERYESPEPEEEVAV
- a CDS encoding 2Fe-2S iron-sulfur cluster-binding protein; this translates as MSYSVELVVPEDCELPQAGETVDVEVPEDEYVLWAAREAGVWLPADCQQGWCCRCAGELLSGELDQSDSRRYFDTDREAALHLLCTAIPRSDCRIRVCQYEEMLDERARQELPPGNSKR
- a CDS encoding DCC1-like thiol-disulfide oxidoreductase family protein, with the protein product MTDSQFDGVLVYDGDCPFCSAAASALRRVDGVGAVAHGDDAARAFLEAQFDDAPFALVLADRRTDRVYVDRDAARELCERAGVPVLVQDVVGENYESIADAVRTVVGADRDPDPYHGTYEFSAPAAAAYADLEAAAGSMPLRME
- the dps gene encoding DNA protection during starvation protein; this encodes MSDDKRHASGSVKPGDTSKRVGAEVVRERGGDPEEIREKLVDAIGAEFTTYYYYTNLRCFLAGEEDLKEITEDARLEDRAHFELVMPRVFELGGQLPTDMREFADRASCPDAYLPEDPTPVNILETLLEAERCAIRTWAEVCDMTRDCDPRTYDMAQRIYNEEVDHEAWFIELLSRERDGVSNPAGHFVRGEPGDAPYSTNNRFNDSA